A window from Citrus sinensis cultivar Valencia sweet orange chromosome 3, DVS_A1.0, whole genome shotgun sequence encodes these proteins:
- the LOC102611846 gene encoding 60S acidic ribosomal protein P1, with the protein MAGEQACTYATLILHDDGIAVTAEKIAALVKAANVQIESYWPSLFAKLAEKKNLDDLILNVGSGGGAAAPVAAAAPAGGAAAAAPAAEEKKEEPKEESDDDMGFSLFD; encoded by the exons ATGGCCGGAGAGCAAGCTTGCACCTACGCCACTTTGATTCTCCACGACGATGGAATCGCAGTCACT GCGGAGAAGATCGCGGCTTTGGTTAAGGCAGCGAATGTGCAAATAGAGTCTTACTGGCCAAGCCTTTTTGCGAAGTTGgctgaaaagaaaaacttggATGATCTCATCTTGAATGTTGGCTCCGGTGGCGGTGCTGCTGCACCCGTTGCCGCCGCCGCCCCTGCTGGTGGTGCCGCAGCTGCCGCCCCTGCCGCTGAGGAGAAAAAG GAAGAACCAAAGGAAGAAAGTGATGATGATATGGGATTCAGTTTGTTTGATTAA